Proteins from a single region of Marinitoga sp. 38H-ov:
- a CDS encoding sugar ABC transporter permease, producing MKMKTKKAFFGYLFFSPWIIGFIFFTAYPFFYSLYLSFFNVKFKSTGIESTFVGLKHYLYAFRGDINFPIALTDTLINIILSVPLILIFSLIIAILLNSQIKARAFFRLLYFLPVVIISGPVVSELVSNNAARIVDPGKYFIYKFFTTLPDRISFPFLYMFDNLVLILWFSGVQIIFFLAGLQKINSSVYEAAKIDGANSWIIFWKITLPLIRPFILVNAIYTIMELASFANNSINGVITMHMFDIDKPYSYSSALSWIYFISIAIIIAITYLLLKERRRV from the coding sequence ATGAAAATGAAAACTAAAAAAGCATTTTTTGGATATTTGTTTTTTTCTCCTTGGATAATAGGATTCATATTTTTTACTGCATATCCATTTTTTTATTCATTATATTTGAGTTTTTTCAATGTTAAATTCAAATCAACAGGAATTGAATCAACATTTGTTGGTTTAAAACATTATTTATATGCTTTTAGAGGTGATATTAATTTCCCTATTGCTTTAACAGATACTTTAATAAATATAATATTATCAGTTCCATTAATACTTATATTTTCATTAATAATAGCTATTCTTTTAAACTCACAAATTAAAGCTAGAGCATTTTTTAGATTATTGTATTTTTTACCTGTTGTTATAATTAGTGGTCCAGTTGTTTCAGAATTAGTTTCAAATAATGCTGCTAGAATTGTAGATCCAGGTAAATATTTCATTTATAAATTTTTCACTACTTTACCAGATAGAATAAGTTTCCCTTTTTTGTATATGTTTGATAATTTAGTATTAATACTATGGTTTTCAGGGGTTCAAATTATATTCTTTTTAGCAGGTTTGCAAAAAATCAACTCAAGTGTATATGAAGCTGCAAAGATCGATGGCGCTAATTCATGGATAATTTTTTGGAAAATTACTTTACCTTTAATAAGACCTTTTATACTTGTAAATGCTATATATACAATAATGGAACTCGCTTCATTTGCTAATAATTCTATCAATGGAGTTATAACTATGCATATGTTTGACATTGATAAACCATACTCTTATTCATCTGCATTATCATGGATTTATTTTATATCTATTGCGATTATTATTGCGATTACATATCTTTTATTAAAAGAGAGGCGTAGAGTATGA
- a CDS encoding DUF5696 domain-containing protein, whose protein sequence is MLAKNIFTKLSYEKLRIIKSKIIVLIVLLITTISFSEVYSSNRYTKVDNLAKVKNSLSLENYTLVLENEYFEIYTNGKDIRIKNKKSGYIWGNPDNLTGLNKIWSNIASSIIGIEYFDDKSLSYITGIDSKEEIIDNGIKWDIFSEELGIKFNLFLYLKNDHLEFYLPKDSIIEEKEFKLGSVYIMPFLGAVNEDEIPGYILLPDGAGALIRFSKEKNYSNWFEKRVYGKDYGIENLAFANNLNVNRPNDFLKEEPIIHVPVYGIVHGVNQNAFFSVINSGAEYSSIVAYPSGALSGYNWASVKFIYRQKYLQPTSRSGNGVQIAQKEKNSFDAKLSLYFLTGDDANYVGIAKKYKKLLFNNVENKEINKKIPLALEIVLNDIEKKLLGFSNLKTSSLEFLKSLNELNIENKLILIDGWQKNGAHGNKIKQNKVYNREIIEYAKNNSNIFFVNNVTKVNDLQINKGNEAGINLSQYPIYEDRDNKQLWYYRSFYTNIKLANKYLKEKFEMFNNNGINNFAVKYFGNKLYGNLHVDEKIFRDEAKRLIINTIENYSNNNLLLYSPNDYLWKYIKGFLNIPMNNSQYIYETDTVPFLQIILSGYIDYFTPYMNVGFFSRLDILKTIDFGAYPSFIITEIDNYLLRNTALADYPSTKYDDWKDTIINIYNEINSALSEFRGHYIINRIVLTDGVVKNTYDNGKSIIINYTNNDYAYNTNIIVKAESWKIINEGVNNYENEN, encoded by the coding sequence TATATTTACAAAATTATCATATGAAAAGTTAAGAATAATAAAATCAAAAATTATAGTATTAATTGTTTTATTAATTACTACAATTTCCTTTTCTGAAGTTTATTCATCAAATAGATACACTAAGGTTGATAATTTAGCTAAGGTAAAAAATTCATTGAGTTTAGAAAATTACACATTAGTTTTAGAAAATGAATATTTTGAAATATATACAAATGGAAAAGATATAAGAATTAAGAATAAAAAAAGCGGATATATATGGGGCAATCCTGATAATTTAACAGGATTAAACAAAATTTGGTCTAATATAGCATCTTCAATTATTGGTATAGAATATTTTGATGATAAATCATTAAGTTATATAACAGGTATAGATTCAAAAGAAGAAATAATTGATAATGGTATTAAATGGGATATTTTTTCAGAAGAATTAGGTATTAAATTTAATTTATTTTTATATTTAAAAAATGATCATTTGGAATTTTATTTACCTAAAGATTCAATTATCGAAGAAAAAGAGTTTAAATTAGGTTCTGTATATATAATGCCATTTTTAGGAGCAGTTAATGAAGATGAAATACCTGGGTATATATTATTACCTGACGGTGCTGGAGCATTAATAAGGTTTTCTAAAGAAAAAAATTATTCAAATTGGTTTGAAAAAAGAGTTTACGGAAAAGATTATGGCATAGAAAATTTAGCCTTTGCTAATAATTTAAATGTAAATAGGCCAAATGATTTTTTAAAAGAAGAACCTATAATACATGTACCTGTATATGGAATAGTTCATGGAGTTAATCAAAATGCATTTTTTAGTGTGATTAATTCTGGAGCCGAATACTCTTCAATTGTTGCATATCCAAGTGGAGCACTTAGCGGTTATAATTGGGCATCTGTTAAATTTATTTATAGGCAAAAATATTTACAACCAACAAGCAGAAGTGGAAATGGTGTTCAAATTGCACAAAAAGAAAAAAATAGTTTTGATGCTAAATTAAGCTTATACTTTTTAACTGGCGATGATGCTAATTATGTTGGTATTGCAAAAAAATATAAAAAATTACTGTTCAATAATGTTGAAAATAAAGAAATTAATAAAAAAATACCTTTAGCTTTAGAAATAGTTTTAAATGATATAGAAAAAAAGCTATTAGGTTTTTCAAATTTAAAAACCTCTTCTTTGGAGTTCTTAAAATCATTAAATGAATTAAATATTGAAAACAAATTGATATTAATTGATGGCTGGCAAAAAAACGGCGCACATGGAAATAAAATAAAACAAAATAAAGTATACAATAGAGAAATAATTGAATATGCTAAAAATAATTCAAATATTTTCTTTGTAAATAATGTAACTAAGGTTAACGATTTACAAATAAACAAAGGAAATGAAGCTGGAATAAATCTATCTCAATACCCTATATATGAAGATAGGGATAATAAACAATTATGGTATTATAGATCCTTTTATACAAATATTAAACTTGCTAATAAATATTTAAAAGAAAAATTTGAAATGTTTAATAACAATGGAATAAATAATTTTGCAGTTAAATATTTTGGAAACAAATTATACGGAAACTTACATGTTGATGAAAAAATATTTAGAGATGAAGCAAAAAGATTAATTATAAACACTATAGAAAATTACTCAAATAATAATTTATTATTATATTCTCCAAATGATTACTTATGGAAATATATTAAAGGATTTTTAAATATTCCAATGAATAATAGTCAATATATATATGAAACTGATACTGTTCCGTTTTTACAAATTATTTTAAGCGGATATATTGATTACTTTACTCCATATATGAATGTAGGATTTTTTTCTAGATTGGATATATTAAAAACTATTGATTTTGGTGCTTATCCATCATTTATAATTACAGAAATTGATAATTATCTTTTAAGAAATACTGCTTTAGCTGATTATCCTTCAACAAAATATGATGATTGGAAAGATACTATAATAAATATATATAACGAAATTAATTCAGCTTTAAGTGAATTCAGAGGGCATTATATTATAAACAGAATTGTATTAACAGATGGAGTGGTAAAAAATACATATGATAATGGAAAATCTATAATTATTAATTATACTAATAATGATTATGCATATAATACTAATATTATAGTTAAAGCAGAATCATGGAAAATTATTAATGAAGGGGTTAATAATTATGAAAATGAAAACTAA